From the genome of Eublepharis macularius isolate TG4126 chromosome 12, MPM_Emac_v1.0, whole genome shotgun sequence, one region includes:
- the PSMB3 gene encoding proteasome subunit beta type-3, translating to MSIMSYNGGAVMAMKGKNCVAIAADRRFGIQAQMVTTDFQKIFPMGDRLFIGLAGLATDVQTVAQRLKFRLNLYELKEGRQIKPQTLMSMVSNLLYERRFGPYYTEPVIAGLDPVTYKPFICSLDLIGCPMTTDDFVVSGTCAEQMYGMCESLWEPDMEPDQLFETIGQAMLNAVDRDAVSGMGVIIHIIEKDKITTRTLKARMD from the exons ATG TCTATTATGTCCTATAATGGTGGGGCCGTCATGGCCATGAAGGGGAAAAACTGCGTTGCTATTGCTGCTGATCGGCGATTTGGCATTCAGGCTCAGATGGTCACCACAGACTTCCAGAAAATTTTCCCAATGGGAGACAGACTATTCATTGGCTTGGCTGGGCTTGCCACCGACGTTCAGACAGT tGCCCAAAGGCTCAAATTCCGCCTGAATCTCTATGAACTGAAGGAGGGCCGGCAAATCAAGCCCCAGACCCTGATGAGTATGGTATCCAACCTCCTGTATGAGAGACG GTTTGGACCTTACTACACAGAGCCAGTGATAGCTGGGCTGGACCCTGTCACATATAAACCTTTCATCTGCTCCTTGGATTTGATTGGTTGTCCCATGACAACTGATGACTTTGTGGTCAGTGGAACCTGTGCagagcagatgtatggcatgTGCGAATCCCTCTGGGAGCCAGATATG GAACCGGATCAGCTCTTTGAAACCATCGGCCAGGCCATGCTCAATGCGGTGGACAGAGATGCAGTGTCGGGCATGGGTGTGATCATCCACATAAT TGAGAAGGACAAGATAACTACTCGAACACTGAAAGCTCGCATGGATTAA